Within the Nitrosococcus wardiae genome, the region GCGTCCGCAGTACTGATCTGGAAAGCTTAAAGGCTACCGTTGAAGAAAATTTTCTGCACTTGGATGAGTATGAGCGAATCACCCGAACGGCATTGGCCCGACTGGAAGCCGGCGTCATTCGCCGCTTTATGGAACTAGAGCAATAACCCGATGGCTAAAAATCAAGAAGACCCAAAGCCGGTTACACCCGAAAACAACTTCGGCAAAAACGTAGGCCGTAAAGCAGAAAGAAAAGTCCGAGCCAAAAAGGGAAAAAACCCACCTACCTGGTTCTGGCTGGGGATGTTTGGCTTAGTTGGCTGGTCAGTCGCCATACCGACTCTGATAGGAGTTACCCTAGGAATATGGATTGATGCGACTTGGCCCACCACAGTGTCTTGGACCCTGAACTTACTCATTGTGGGAATCATCATTGGCTGCCTAAACGCCTGGTACTGGGTCAAACAGGAAAGCCGGCGTAATGGGGACTGAGGTCCCCCATGCGCTCTGGGTGTCTCTGGTAGGGGCTACCGTAGTCCTGGCAGCTTTAATTAAAACCCTCTTTGCCCGTATGGGCATTCCCGCTTTAGCGGGCTACCTCTTGTTAGGTTTCTTACTGCGCTTAGCTGACCTACGTTGGGGCCTGCTCACTGAACCGGTCCGCTATGCATTTGCTTTTCTTGCGGACATGGGCGTGGTGGCTTTGCTCTTCGAAGTAGGGCTGAAAAGTCATCCCGCAGCACTGGCGCAGAAATTGCCACGGGCCAGCTTTATCTGGTTAGGCGATATCACACTCTCTGCCCTGTTCGGCTACGCCGGTGCTTATTACGGATTAAGGCTTCCACTAATTCCTTCACTGGTAGTCGCCACCGCATTAACGGCCACCAGCGTCGGCGTTTCGGTCGCTGCTTGGCAGCAAGCCATAAATTCCCCTAATGGATTAGATAATTGAATATACCACCTAAAATGGGTTTGCTGAGTCTGGTTTCTTTAGCAGTACTGTCCATTTTGGTGTGGCTATGGTATGCCCCTTCTGAAAATCAACCCGTCATTCAAGTGGGTGTACTGCATTCACTTTCAGGCACCATGGCAGTCAGCGAAAAACCGCTGGTAAATGCGCTCCAACTAGCCATCGAAGAAGCCAATGCAACTGGCGGTATCAATGGGCAAAAGATCAAGGCAGTCGCCGTCGATTGCCGTTCCGATCCTATAGAATGCGCCTATCAAGCAGAACGCCTGATCACCCAGGAAGAAGTCCAGGCTCTGTTCGGCTGTTGGACTTCCGCTTGCCGAAAGGCTGTAAAGCCGGTGGTTGAAAAGTACCAACATCTCTTATTTTACCCAGTGCAATATGAAGGCATGGAACAGTCGCCCAATATTATTTACACGGGTGCTGCGCCCAACCAGCAGATCATTCCCGCCGTGATCTGGGCGCTGGAGAAGTTAGGTACACGCATCTATCTGGTTGGGTCCGATTATGTCTTCCCGCGCATGGCAAATATCATCATTAAAGATCTATTGGTTGCAAAAGATGCGGTGCTTGTCGGAGAACGCTATGTGCCGCTGGGAAAGAGCGCCGCGGACGAGCTGATAGCCGATATCATCAAACAGCGTCCGGATGTAGTCTTGAACACCCTCAATGGCGACAGCAATATTAGCTTTTTCCGATCGCTGGCTAAGGCGGGCATTACCCCGGACAAGATACCGGTGCTATCGTTTAGTATTGCCGAGGTGGAGCTAAAAGCTCAGGACACCCAGATGATGGTGGGACACTTTGCGGCATGGAATTATTTCCAGAGCATTAAATCAGCGCAGAATCAGGCCTTCGTGCAGCGATTTCACGCCCGTTTTGGCCAACAAACCGTGCTCAGTGATCCGATGGAGGCCTCCTATATTGGCTTGCATCTATGGGTTCAAGCGGCACGAGAAGCCAGCTCGGCGGAGCCCGCTTCGGTACAACATACTATTCTACGGCAGAGTCTACTTGCCCCTGAAGGCGTAGTCTCTGTCGACCGAGCGACCCGCCATTTGTGGAAAATGGCACGTATTGGCAAAGCCCGGGATAACGGGCAATTCGAGATCCTCTGGGATTCTGGGCGGCCGCTCGAACCGGCACCATTTCCGTCCTATCGCCGCCGCGATGAATGGATGCAGCTGCTGCAATCCGTAGAAGGAGTAAGCCCGTGAGGTTTACCTCTCTCACGCAACGTTTTTCAGTTTGGTTCATGGCAGTCTCGTTGCTGCCAATACTCGTCATTGGCTATAGCCTTTTGCGGGTTTTTAAAACTGAAATGGAGACCATGGTCGCTCAGCAAGTGTCGGCCATTGCCGACAAGAAAGCCGATCAAATTGATAAAGACTTACTGGAACGGGTTTTAGACGCCAGGGCCTTGAGCAAATTGAAAACCACTCGCCAGGCCATGGTTGAATTTGCGCAAGTCTTTGCCCAAAGCGGAATGGAAGCTGCTGCTTATCACCAATTGGACGTCCACTACCATGACTACTTCCAGCGCCTCATCGATGAGGCAAACTATTGTGATCTTTTCCTGGTTTCGCCGCAGGGCGCAGTGGTGTATTCCCAGCTCCATAAATCTGATTTTGCTTCCAACCTGTTTACCGGTCCCTATTCCCATAGTGGCCTTGCCCAGGTCTCTCGGCAAGTACTCAGTACTTTGGAAAGCAGTATTTCGGATTTTGACTATTATCCGCTGTCGGGAGATGCAATTGTGGCGTTTATTGCGGCGCCAGTCATGCAACAAAATAAACTCTTAGGCATTCTAGCATTGCAAATCAATAATGTGCGCCTGTGGCAGGTGCTGACTGATAATGTCGGACTCGGGGCCAGCGGCGAGACTGTAGTTGCACGCTCTGAGAATGCCCACACCGCGCTGGTAATGGCTCCCCTAACCCATCAATCCGATGCAGCATTAAAGCGCAAGATTCCTCTCCACAACCCGCAGCTTGCCACGGCAATCGGCAATGCTATCCTCGGCCGGCGTGGCAGCGGAATAATAACGGATTACCGTGGCGTAAAAGTAGTTGCAGCCTGGCGCTATCTACCCCGGATGGGTTGGGGTATGGCTGTCAAGACGGATGTGGAAGAAGCGCTTGCTCCGGTTTATCGGGTGCGCACCTTTAGCCTGATCATTCTTGGCCTGGCGCTTTTTGCCGCTCTTGTAGGGGCCGTGCTGCTCGGCCGCCGTATCGTTATGCCATTGCAAAACCTCAGCCACAGCGCGCAAGAGATTGCTGCAGGCAATCTCCAACAGCGGGTCCCCCCTGCAGGGCAGGATGAGCTAGGGCAACTGGCTGTTTCATTTAACACCATGGCTGCTGAACTCTCAGATCGAATCTCCCAGCAGAAGCAGGCCCAAAGACAACTTGAGGCTGCCAATAAAGAATTGGAATCCTTTTCTTATTCCGTTTCCCATGATCTGCGGGCCCCATTGCGACACATCCAAGGTTATGCTGAAATGTTGACGAGGGCTAGCTCTGGCCAGCTTTCTGCTAAAGCCCAGCAGTACTTGGAGACTATCACGGACGCTAGCATGGAGATGGGGCAGCTCATTGATGACCTACTCACCTTCTCCCGTATTAGTCGGATTGAGCTGTATGAAAATCGCGTTATCTTGGATGAACTGGTGCAGGACGCGATCCGGGGGCTGGAAATAGCAATGCAGGGCCGGAATATCCTTTGGAAGATCGCTCCACTGCCACCAGCGCTCGGCGATCCTTCTTTGCTCAAGCAAGTGTTTACAAATCTCCTAGATAATGCGCTTAAATATAGTCGCCAGCGGGATTTGGCAGAAATCGAGATTGGTTGCGCCGGTGAGGAAAATGGACAAAGCATTCTGTTCGTGCGCGACAATGGCGCGGGTTTTGATATGCAGTATGCCCATAAACTCTTTGGCGTGTTCCAACGATTACACCGGGCCGATGAGTTTGAAGGCACGGGTATTGGCTTGGCCACCGTGCGGCGAATCATTGCCCGCCATGGTGGGCGCATCTGGGCAGAAGGCGCGGTGAACCACGGTGCAACCTTTTATTTCACGCTAAGATTGCCGTTGGGAGGATAATTATGAATGGACTTAAACGCATCCTGCTTGTAGATGACAGTCCACGCGATACTGAACTGGCCCTTGACGCGCTTGAAGCTTACCGTCTATCTAATGAAATCGTCTGTCTTCAAGACGGTGCTGAAGCCCTCGATTACCTTTATCGGCGCGGTAGATTTTCTAAATGCACAGATAGCCAGCCAGCGGTTGTCCTACTGGACTTAAAGATGCCCAAGGTGGATGGTCTAGAAGTTCTACACCAGATTAAGGGTGATCCTGCGTTAAAGGTGATTCCCGTCGTTGTGATGACCTCTTCGCGCGAAGAGCAGGATTTGATCCGCAGCTATCAATTGGGGGTCAATGCCTTTGTGGTCAAGCCAGTGAAATTTCAGGAATTCCTTGAGGCGGTGAAGCAAGTAGGTGCGT harbors:
- a CDS encoding AtpZ/AtpI family protein; translated protein: MAKNQEDPKPVTPENNFGKNVGRKAERKVRAKKGKNPPTWFWLGMFGLVGWSVAIPTLIGVTLGIWIDATWPTTVSWTLNLLIVGIIIGCLNAWYWVKQESRRNGD
- a CDS encoding cation:proton antiporter: MGTEVPHALWVSLVGATVVLAALIKTLFARMGIPALAGYLLLGFLLRLADLRWGLLTEPVRYAFAFLADMGVVALLFEVGLKSHPAALAQKLPRASFIWLGDITLSALFGYAGAYYGLRLPLIPSLVVATALTATSVGVSVAAWQQAINSPNGLDN
- a CDS encoding ABC transporter substrate-binding protein, giving the protein MNIPPKMGLLSLVSLAVLSILVWLWYAPSENQPVIQVGVLHSLSGTMAVSEKPLVNALQLAIEEANATGGINGQKIKAVAVDCRSDPIECAYQAERLITQEEVQALFGCWTSACRKAVKPVVEKYQHLLFYPVQYEGMEQSPNIIYTGAAPNQQIIPAVIWALEKLGTRIYLVGSDYVFPRMANIIIKDLLVAKDAVLVGERYVPLGKSAADELIADIIKQRPDVVLNTLNGDSNISFFRSLAKAGITPDKIPVLSFSIAEVELKAQDTQMMVGHFAAWNYFQSIKSAQNQAFVQRFHARFGQQTVLSDPMEASYIGLHLWVQAAREASSAEPASVQHTILRQSLLAPEGVVSVDRATRHLWKMARIGKARDNGQFEILWDSGRPLEPAPFPSYRRRDEWMQLLQSVEGVSP
- a CDS encoding ATP-binding protein — protein: MRFTSLTQRFSVWFMAVSLLPILVIGYSLLRVFKTEMETMVAQQVSAIADKKADQIDKDLLERVLDARALSKLKTTRQAMVEFAQVFAQSGMEAAAYHQLDVHYHDYFQRLIDEANYCDLFLVSPQGAVVYSQLHKSDFASNLFTGPYSHSGLAQVSRQVLSTLESSISDFDYYPLSGDAIVAFIAAPVMQQNKLLGILALQINNVRLWQVLTDNVGLGASGETVVARSENAHTALVMAPLTHQSDAALKRKIPLHNPQLATAIGNAILGRRGSGIITDYRGVKVVAAWRYLPRMGWGMAVKTDVEEALAPVYRVRTFSLIILGLALFAALVGAVLLGRRIVMPLQNLSHSAQEIAAGNLQQRVPPAGQDELGQLAVSFNTMAAELSDRISQQKQAQRQLEAANKELESFSYSVSHDLRAPLRHIQGYAEMLTRASSGQLSAKAQQYLETITDASMEMGQLIDDLLTFSRISRIELYENRVILDELVQDAIRGLEIAMQGRNILWKIAPLPPALGDPSLLKQVFTNLLDNALKYSRQRDLAEIEIGCAGEENGQSILFVRDNGAGFDMQYAHKLFGVFQRLHRADEFEGTGIGLATVRRIIARHGGRIWAEGAVNHGATFYFTLRLPLGG
- a CDS encoding response regulator, coding for MNGLKRILLVDDSPRDTELALDALEAYRLSNEIVCLQDGAEALDYLYRRGRFSKCTDSQPAVVLLDLKMPKVDGLEVLHQIKGDPALKVIPVVVMTSSREEQDLIRSYQLGVNAFVVKPVKFQEFLEAVKQVGAFWAVLNQPLSS